The Aeromonas veronii genome includes the window GCCGGTCGCCAAGATCCGCGAATTGTTGGGGTTTTGTTCAATACGGGCGAAGAAGTCGCCAAACACACTGCTTTTGCGTTTTTCAGGGGAAAAAAGGGTTGACGCCCCAGAGCCAGATACGCATAATTCCGGCCGCACAGTGATGAGGCAACGACTCACTGGACGCAAGGTTGGCTATGTAGCTCAGTTGGTTAGAGCATCGCACTCATAATGCGGGGGTCACAGGTTCGAATCCCGTCATAGCCACCATCTCAGTTGGGGTATCGCCAAGCGGTAAGGCAGCGGGTTTTGATCTCGCCATCCCTAGGTTCGAATCCTAGTACCCCAGCCATTTTTTAAGATGTTGGACAGTCTCTGTCGGGCATCGCTGTTGGGGTATCGCCAAGCGGTAAGGCAGCGGGTTTTGATCTCGCCATCCCTAGGTTCGAATCCTAGTACCCCAGCCATTTTTCTGTTCTCTTCCACTCCGGTGGTCGATGACAACGGCTATGTAGCTCAGTTGGTTAGAGCATCGCACTCATAATGCGGGGGTCACAGGTTCGAATCCCGTCATAGCCACCATTAATTTTGCGGAAGTGGCGAAATTGGTAGACGCACCAGATTTAGGTTCTGGCGCTTAGGCGTGAGAGTTCGAGTCTCTCCTTCCGCACCATTGATAGCAGTACCAAACAGACCAGCTCAGGCTGGTTTTTTTGTGCCCGTCTTTCGGCAACCCGCTTCATGCCCCCGCGCTCAACCCATGCCCGCCAACGACTGATCGGCGGCGCCTCCACTCCCGCCATCTCCCATCCGGCCATAAAAAAAGCGGCCCGCAGGCCGCCTCTTATCCCTCACCCGTCAGAACGGGAAGAACCAGGGGATGGCGATGACGCTCACCACCATCACCAGCAGGGTAAAGGGCACCCCGATGCGGATGAAATCCACGAACTTGTAGTTGCCAGGGCCCAGCACCAGGGTGTTGACCGGTGACGAGACCGGCGTCATGAAGGCGGCGGATGCGGCGATGGCGATGGTCATGGCGAAGGGATAGGGAGAAACCCCCATCTGCTGCGCCGTACCAAGGGCAATGGGGGCCATCAGCACGGCGGTGGCGGTGTTGGAGATAAAGAGCCCGATGACGGCGCACAGCACGAACAGGCTCGCCAGCATCACCCTTGGTCCCATCTCTCCCACGGCGCTGATGAGGGCGCCGACGATGAGATCCACCCCGCCGGTCTTTTGCAGCGCCAGGGCAAAGGGCAACATGCCGACGATGAGGATCAGGGTGGGCCAGTGAATGGACTTGTAGGCGCTCTCCAGATCGATGCAGCGGAACTTGCCCATCAACAGGCAGGCGATGAGCGCCGCGATGACGTTGGGCACCGGATCCGTCACCATCAGGGCAATCATGACGCCGAGGCAGATCAGGGCATGGATCGCCTGACTGCGGGCGGGCGCCATCTCATCCACTTCGGCAGGCAAGCCCAGTAGCAGAAAGTCCCGTACCTTGGCCTGCAACTGGCGGATCAGACTCCAGTTGCCCACCACCAGCAGGCTGTCCCCCATCTGCAACTCCTCGTCCACCAGCTTGCCGGCGAGAGCCTCGCCACCGCGGCGGATCCCCACCACACTCAAACCATAATGGGTACGAAACGCCACCTCGCGGATGCTCTTGCCGAGCAGGCGGGATTCGGGGATGAGGGAGACCTCGGCCATGCCCACCTCCCGCGCCTGATCGGAGAAATATTCCCCCCGCAATATCATGGGCTCGAGCCGTGCCTCGCTGCAGAACTCGCGGATATCCACCTCGGGATCGGACATGTCGATGAGCAGCACGTCTTTCGCCTGGAACTCGGTGACGCCGGAGACGGTCACCATCACCCGCCGAAACTTGCGCCAGCGCTCCAGTCCGATGACGTTGGCGCCGTAGCGGGCCCGCAGTTGCAGCTCGTCCAAGGTCTGACCGATGAGGGGGGAGTCGGGGCGGATCGCCAGGCGGCGGGCTCGCCCGGCCAGCCGGTAGTCACGAATGAGGTCACGCAATGTGCTGCGCCCCGCCGGTTTGCCCTTGCCCTCTTCCCCGCCCCGCACCAGGCGGTTGCGCATCAGCAGCATGTAGAGCACCCCGAGCCCCAGGACCAGCACCCCCATGGGGGTGAAGCCGAAGAAGCCGAAACCCTGGATGCCGTGGCGCATCAGCTCGCTGTTCACCACCATGTTGGGCGGGGTCGCCACCAGCGTCATCATGCCGCTGATGAGGCCGGCAAACCCCAGCGGCATCATCAGCCGTCCGGCCGGGATCCCCATGCGGTTTGCCACGCTCAGCACCACGGGGATGAAGATGGCCACCACGCCGGTGCTGCTCATCACCGCCCCCAGGGTCGCGACCGCCACCATCAGGAGCACCAGCAACCGGGTCTCGCTGTTGCCCGCCACCTTCACCAGCGCATCCCCCACCTGGTAGGCGATGCCGGTGCGCACCAGCCCCTCCCCCACCACGAACAGGGCGGCGATCAGGATGACGTTGGGATCGCTGAAGCCCGCCAGCGCCTCCGGCAGGCTCAGGGTGCCGCTCAGCACGAACAGGATGATGATGGAGAGGGCCACCACGTCCATGCGCACCTTGTTGGTAATAAACAGATAGATGGCGCCCACCAACATGCAGAGGACCCAGATCAGCTCGGAATTCACACTCGCTCCTTATGTTCAGCTCCACCCAGGCCTGGCCGGGGCGATCCCATCAGACCACAGCTTGTCTGCCCCCGATTTGTTACATGTCAATAAAGGGGGGCCCATCATCGCATATCAGGGCTCGTGTGCGACCGCAAAAAATACTGCCCGCACAGCCCCTTGGCTGCCACGCCACCATACCAGGCGGGGATTGACAGCCAAAAACCCTGCGGCATCCCGCATTTGCCCACTAAAATAGGCCGGCTTCGCCCTTCCCCCATGCAAAGGAAATGACCATGCACCCATTCGAGTGGTTCAGCATACAGCACACGCTCGTGACCATCCCCCTTGGCGAGGGTTACGCCATGTCCTGGATCGAGGCCATCGGCACCCTGTTCGGCTTGGCCTGCATCTGGCTCGCCAGTCAGGAGAAGACCATCAACTACCTGTTCGGCCTCATCAATGTCAGCCTGTTTGCCATCATCTTCTTCCAGATCCAGCTCTACGGCCTGTTGCTGCTGCAGCTGTTCTTCTTCTGCGCCAACCTCTATGGCTGGTACGCCTGGAGCCGCCCTGCCAACG containing:
- a CDS encoding SLC13 family permease; its protein translation is MNSELIWVLCMLVGAIYLFITNKVRMDVVALSIIILFVLSGTLSLPEALAGFSDPNVILIAALFVVGEGLVRTGIAYQVGDALVKVAGNSETRLLVLLMVAVATLGAVMSSTGVVAIFIPVVLSVANRMGIPAGRLMMPLGFAGLISGMMTLVATPPNMVVNSELMRHGIQGFGFFGFTPMGVLVLGLGVLYMLLMRNRLVRGGEEGKGKPAGRSTLRDLIRDYRLAGRARRLAIRPDSPLIGQTLDELQLRARYGANVIGLERWRKFRRVMVTVSGVTEFQAKDVLLIDMSDPEVDIREFCSEARLEPMILRGEYFSDQAREVGMAEVSLIPESRLLGKSIREVAFRTHYGLSVVGIRRGGEALAGKLVDEELQMGDSLLVVGNWSLIRQLQAKVRDFLLLGLPAEVDEMAPARSQAIHALICLGVMIALMVTDPVPNVIAALIACLLMGKFRCIDLESAYKSIHWPTLILIVGMLPFALALQKTGGVDLIVGALISAVGEMGPRVMLASLFVLCAVIGLFISNTATAVLMAPIALGTAQQMGVSPYPFAMTIAIAASAAFMTPVSSPVNTLVLGPGNYKFVDFIRIGVPFTLLVMVVSVIAIPWFFPF